From the Elusimicrobiaceae bacterium genome, one window contains:
- a CDS encoding NAD(P)-dependent oxidoreductase encodes MPDLDVYFYEAFEEERAALARCLPPGLRAGFTSRAAGETPEPAAPPASVISVRTQSAIPPGWSGGLRAILSRTTGYDTMRRYLDSVSEPVVCGYLPHYCARAVAEQALLLWLALLRKLPCQTAHFRSFNRDGITGRETAGKNLLVCGVGNIGSELCAVGRGLGMNVKGVDPVRKFADVEYTPLAEGIKWADIIVVSMNLTPFNGGLFNRRTLAGAKKGTVFVNVARGELSPCEELVALVADGTLGAVGLDVYNEEAELGAALRAGRRPDSAEAAAAFELAALENVIFTPHNAFNTAEAVERKARQSAQQLEAFFKTGRFLWPVPEK; translated from the coding sequence ATGCCGGATCTTGACGTTTATTTTTATGAGGCGTTTGAGGAGGAGCGCGCGGCGCTGGCGCGTTGTCTGCCGCCCGGCCTGCGCGCGGGGTTCACTTCGCGTGCCGCGGGTGAAACGCCGGAGCCTGCGGCTCCGCCCGCTTCTGTCATCAGCGTGCGGACACAGTCGGCCATACCGCCCGGCTGGTCGGGCGGCCTGCGCGCGATACTGAGCCGTACTACCGGTTATGACACCATGCGCCGCTATCTGGACTCCGTTTCCGAACCTGTCGTTTGCGGGTACCTGCCGCATTACTGCGCGCGCGCCGTGGCGGAACAGGCGTTGCTTTTATGGCTGGCGCTTTTGAGAAAACTGCCCTGTCAGACCGCTCACTTCCGGTCGTTCAACCGCGACGGCATCACCGGGCGGGAAACCGCCGGAAAAAATCTTCTGGTCTGCGGAGTCGGCAATATCGGCTCGGAACTCTGCGCGGTTGGCCGGGGGCTTGGCATGAACGTAAAGGGCGTTGATCCTGTGCGGAAATTCGCCGATGTGGAGTACACTCCTCTTGCCGAAGGCATAAAATGGGCCGACATCATCGTTGTTTCCATGAACCTCACTCCGTTTAACGGGGGCCTTTTCAACAGGAGAACCCTTGCCGGCGCGAAAAAGGGAACGGTATTTGTGAACGTGGCGCGGGGCGAACTGTCGCCTTGCGAGGAGCTGGTGGCGTTAGTTGCGGACGGCACGCTCGGCGCGGTCGGACTTGATGTATATAATGAAGAAGCCGAGCTGGGCGCAGCTTTGCGCGCCGGCCGCAGGCCGGACAGCGCGGAAGCCGCCGCGGCATTTGAGCTGGCCGCGCTGGAAAATGTCATTTTTACCCCCCACAACGCTTTCAATACCGCCGAAGCGGTTGAGCGCAAAGCGCGGCAGAGCGCGCAGCAGCTCGAGGCGTTTTTTAAAACCGGCCGGTTTCTCTGGCCTGTTCCCGAAAAATGA